Genomic DNA from Gallaecimonas xiamenensis 3-C-1:
ACAAGGTGGAGATGCTCTTTGTGGATGACGGCCTGATGGGCCTTGGGGTAGGTAAGGCGCTGATGGCCCTGGCCACCAGCCAACTGGGGGCCAGCCGGGTGGATGTGAACGAGCAAAACCCCCAGGCCCTGGGCTTTTACCTGCACCTGGGCTTTAAGGTGGTGGCCCGCTCACCCCTGGACAGCATGGGCAAGGCCTTTCCCATTTTGCACCTGGCCCTTTAATTAAAAACGCCGCTATCGCGGCGTTTTTTCAGGCTTCCAGCCAGCCTTTTAGCAAGCTAGGGTCGCTGATGGTCAGCACTGCGGTGTCCAGCGGCGCCGGGGCCGGGGTCAGCTCGAAGGTCATCAGTTCGTCGCGGCGAAAGGCGTGCACTTCCACCTGGCGCTGGCCTATGGCGGCCAACTGCCGGGCCAGCAGGCTTTGGCGGGCGCGCAGGCCGTCGATGGCAACAATAAGGTCGCCGGCGGCCAAGCCAGCCGCGTCGGCGGCGCCGCCGTGCAAGACCTGGCTTAACTTGATGCCGCCGTCGGCCTCTAGGCTTTTGGCCCCCAGGGTCAGGCGCTCGGGCCTTGGCTTGTGGGGGCGGCCGCCATTGTCGCTGTCGTCGGCGGCGGCCTTGAAGGTCAACTCTACCCCCAGGGCCGCCAGCAGTTTCTGGGCGGGCAGATCCTCGGTGCTGTGCAGGGCCTGGTTGAAAAAGGCGTCCAGGGGTTCACCCAGCAGGGACTCGGCAATGCGCTGGTGGCTGTCATCGGCGGTGCCGGTGGCGGTTTGGCCGTAGGCTTCCCAGAGGTGGGCCATGACATCGTCCAGGCTCAGGCTGTGTTCGGAGCGCAGCCGCAGGGTCAGATCCAGGCACAGGGCCATCACCGCGCCCTTGGTGTAATAGCTGACGATG
This window encodes:
- a CDS encoding GNAT family N-acetyltransferase; this encodes MQLVPAKDEDHGPMLALWERSVRATHDFLTEEDIAFFLPLILTQGFASVTLYCAKDQGGRLLGFVGVAGDKVEMLFVDDGLMGLGVGKALMALATSQLGASRVDVNEQNPQALGFYLHLGFKVVARSPLDSMGKAFPILHLAL